A window of Pseudodesulfovibrio hydrargyri contains these coding sequences:
- the thpR gene encoding RNA 2',3'-cyclic phosphodiesterase, whose product MPRLFIGIGLPGAYRQSLNPLIKSLSGLTDASVNWSRPDAWHLTLKFLGETDEARIPAVKAALTAVDFTAFTLRAGGAGAFPDARRPKVLWLGLAEGGDQAATLARSIEDALAAVGIPREKKPFRPHLTLGRVRKPAPGDWTPVLDSAAAHKWPSFTVSLFTFWQSALAPEGAIHTPLAEFVAK is encoded by the coding sequence GTGCCCAGGCTGTTCATCGGCATTGGATTACCGGGCGCTTACCGACAATCTCTCAATCCACTAATTAAGTCACTTTCCGGACTTACCGATGCCAGCGTAAACTGGTCCAGGCCCGACGCCTGGCACCTGACCCTGAAATTCCTGGGCGAGACGGACGAGGCGCGGATTCCGGCCGTAAAAGCGGCCCTGACCGCCGTGGATTTCACCGCGTTCACCCTGCGCGCCGGAGGCGCGGGCGCGTTCCCGGACGCGAGACGCCCCAAGGTCCTCTGGCTCGGTCTGGCCGAGGGCGGTGACCAGGCCGCGACCCTGGCCCGGTCCATCGAGGACGCGCTGGCCGCCGTCGGCATCCCCCGCGAAAAGAAACCCTTCCGCCCGCACCTGACCCTTGGCCGGGTACGCAAGCCCGCTCCCGGCGATTGGACCCCGGTCCTCGACTCGGCGGCCGCCCACAAATGGCCGTCTTTCACCGTCTCCCTCTTCACCTTCTGGCAGAGCGCCCTCGCACCCGAGGGAGCCATCCACACACCTCTGGCCGAGTTCGTCGCCAAATAA
- a CDS encoding exodeoxyribonuclease III, producing the protein MIIYSWNINGYRAVLKKDFRDWLDGCGGDVVMLQETKVEPDQLDPDDREPDSYSNHYWNWSRKKKGYSGVACFANPEPLSWDTGLPDERFRDEGRVLHLEYPDFHLFNIYFPNGQMSDERLDFKMGFYDSFLEYAEELRKTKPIVVGGDFNTAHKEIDLKNPKANSERSGFLPVERAWIDKFIEHGYVDTFRLFEDGPHHYSWWSYRFNARKNNAGWRIDYFFVSEELKDKVARAWIEPDVPGSDHCPIGIEIDV; encoded by the coding sequence ATGATCATCTATTCCTGGAACATCAACGGCTACCGGGCCGTGCTCAAGAAGGATTTCCGCGACTGGCTGGACGGCTGCGGCGGCGACGTGGTCATGCTGCAGGAGACCAAGGTCGAGCCGGACCAGTTGGACCCGGACGACCGCGAACCGGACTCCTATTCCAACCACTACTGGAACTGGTCCAGGAAAAAGAAGGGCTATTCCGGCGTGGCCTGCTTCGCCAATCCCGAGCCGCTGTCCTGGGACACCGGCCTGCCCGACGAGCGCTTCCGCGACGAGGGCCGGGTGCTGCATCTCGAATACCCGGACTTCCACCTGTTCAACATCTATTTCCCCAACGGCCAGATGTCGGACGAGCGCCTCGATTTCAAGATGGGCTTCTACGACAGCTTCCTGGAATACGCCGAGGAGCTGCGCAAGACCAAGCCCATCGTGGTCGGCGGCGATTTTAACACCGCGCACAAGGAAATCGACCTCAAGAACCCCAAGGCCAACAGCGAACGGTCCGGGTTCCTGCCCGTGGAACGCGCCTGGATCGACAAGTTCATCGAGCACGGCTATGTGGACACCTTCCGCCTGTTCGAGGACGGGCCGCACCACTACTCCTGGTGGTCCTACCGCTTCAACGCCCGCAAGAACAACGCCGGGTGGCGCATCGACTACTTCTTCGTGTCCGAGGAACTCAAGGACAAGGTCGCCCGCGCCTGGATCGAACCCGACGTCCCGGGCTCCGACCACTGCCCCATCGGCATTGAGATAGACGTTTAA
- a CDS encoding DJ-1/PfpI family protein: protein MAAKKILMLVGDFVEDYEAMVPFQILLMVGHTVHTVCPGKKAGETVATAVHDFEGHQTYSEKPGHNFGVTTTFEEIKAEDYDALVIPGGRAPEYLRLNPDIIKCVRHFADAGKPIAAICHGPQILTAADVIKGKTCTAYPAVKPDIDGAGGTWCEVNATASNACADGNIVTAPAWPAHPEWMRAFLKVLGSTIEP from the coding sequence ATGGCAGCCAAGAAAATACTGATGCTCGTCGGCGACTTCGTGGAAGACTACGAGGCCATGGTTCCCTTTCAGATTCTGCTGATGGTCGGCCACACGGTGCACACCGTCTGCCCGGGCAAGAAGGCGGGCGAGACCGTGGCCACCGCCGTGCACGACTTCGAGGGACACCAGACCTACTCCGAAAAACCGGGCCACAACTTCGGCGTGACCACCACCTTCGAGGAGATCAAGGCCGAGGACTACGACGCCCTGGTCATCCCCGGCGGCCGCGCCCCGGAGTACCTGCGCCTCAACCCGGACATCATCAAGTGCGTGCGGCACTTCGCGGACGCGGGCAAGCCCATCGCGGCCATCTGCCACGGCCCGCAGATTCTGACCGCCGCTGACGTGATCAAGGGCAAGACCTGCACCGCCTACCCGGCGGTCAAGCCGGACATCGACGGCGCGGGCGGCACCTGGTGCGAGGTCAACGCCACGGCCTCCAACGCCTGCGCGGACGGCAACATCGTCACCGCCCCGGCTTGGCCCGCCCACCCCGAGTGGATGCGCGCCTTCCTCAAGGTGCTCGGCTCGACCATCGAGCCCTAG
- a CDS encoding NAD(P)/FAD-dependent oxidoreductase has product MERLDAVILGAGASGLWCAMTAGARGRRVVVIDHGVKTARKVRVSGGGMCNFTNLDASPGHYLCANPHFVKSALARLSPWDVVGFLGEHGITYEERDHGQLFTLEGAGRVAGALVERCQRAGVEILTGCEIDTVSGNGPFTVEAGGQRLIADKLVLALGGPSWPQVGATDLGFRLAEQFGLALTATRPGLVPLVFPKKRQPMCVEMAGNALPATVETEGARFTDPLLFTHRGISGPAVLQASSYWRENRPVTIDFLPGQRLEAIIEEHRSSNQQLRNLLARILPKRLPPLLLDAPLADTPVSQLSKAQIEAACEAIHRFTITPSGTEGYAKAEVTVGGVDTARISSKTMEARDVPGLFVIGETLDVTGHLGGFNLHWAFASGQACGADL; this is encoded by the coding sequence ATGGAACGATTGGACGCCGTGATACTCGGAGCCGGGGCCTCGGGCCTGTGGTGCGCCATGACCGCCGGGGCGCGCGGCCGCCGGGTGGTGGTCATCGACCACGGGGTGAAGACCGCGCGCAAGGTGCGCGTGTCCGGCGGCGGCATGTGCAACTTCACCAACCTGGACGCCTCGCCCGGGCACTACCTGTGCGCCAACCCGCATTTCGTGAAATCCGCCCTGGCCCGGCTCTCGCCGTGGGACGTGGTCGGCTTCCTGGGCGAGCACGGCATCACCTATGAGGAGCGCGACCACGGCCAGCTCTTCACCCTGGAGGGTGCGGGCCGCGTGGCCGGGGCATTGGTCGAACGCTGCCAGCGGGCGGGCGTGGAAATCCTGACCGGCTGCGAGATCGACACGGTGTCCGGCAACGGGCCGTTCACCGTGGAGGCGGGCGGCCAAAGGCTCATCGCCGACAAGCTGGTCCTGGCGCTGGGCGGGCCGTCCTGGCCGCAGGTCGGGGCCACGGACCTCGGCTTCCGGCTGGCCGAACAGTTCGGGCTCGCGCTCACCGCCACCCGGCCCGGCCTGGTGCCCCTGGTTTTCCCGAAGAAGCGGCAACCCATGTGCGTGGAGATGGCGGGCAACGCCCTGCCCGCCACAGTCGAAACCGAAGGCGCGCGCTTCACCGATCCCCTGCTCTTCACCCACCGGGGCATATCCGGCCCGGCCGTGCTCCAGGCGTCGAGCTACTGGCGCGAAAACCGGCCCGTGACCATTGATTTCCTGCCCGGCCAACGGCTGGAAGCCATCATCGAGGAACACCGCTCCTCCAACCAGCAGCTACGCAATCTGCTGGCCCGCATCCTGCCAAAGCGGCTGCCGCCCCTGCTCCTGGACGCGCCCCTGGCCGACACCCCGGTCAGCCAGCTGTCCAAGGCCCAGATCGAGGCGGCCTGCGAGGCCATCCACCGCTTCACCATCACCCCGTCCGGCACCGAGGGCTACGCCAAGGCCGAGGTCACGGTGGGCGGCGTGGACACGGCCCGCATCTCCTCCAAGACCATGGAGGCCCGCGACGTGCCGGGGTTGTTTGTGATCGGGGAAACGCTGGACGTGACCGGCCACCTGGGCGGCTTCAATCTGCATTGGGCGTTCGCGTCGGGACAGGCTTGCGGGGCCGACCTCTAG
- the purT gene encoding formate-dependent phosphoribosylglycinamide formyltransferase has protein sequence MTLLGTAKTASAKKMMLLGGGELGKEVVIEAQRLGIETVVVDRYEDTPAMQVAHRSYTMSMLDGDALRRVITDEKPDYIVPEIEAIATSTLVELEKEGFNVVPTANATKLTMDREGIRRLAAEKVGLTTSPYRFADTEEEYRTAVAEIGIPCVIKPVMSSSGKGQSTVKSEADIQKAWDYSQSGGRTGEGRIIIEKFVPFDYEITLLTVRHVDGTTFCEPIGHRQENGDYRESWQPQPMSEAALAKAQEYARRITDALGGRGLFGVELFVKDDDVIFSEVSPRPHDTGLVTVISQDLSEFALHVRAVLGLPIPGIRQYGPAASSVILSNGTSDKPAFDGVDVALREADTKVLIFGKGECAGVRRLGVALALADDVESAVEKAKRVSSAVTISY, from the coding sequence ATGACACTGTTAGGAACGGCCAAGACCGCGTCGGCAAAGAAGATGATGCTGCTTGGCGGCGGCGAACTCGGTAAGGAAGTGGTGATTGAGGCGCAGCGTCTCGGCATCGAGACTGTTGTGGTTGATCGCTATGAGGATACCCCCGCCATGCAGGTGGCGCACCGCTCGTATACCATGTCCATGTTGGATGGCGACGCGCTCCGCCGGGTTATTACGGACGAGAAGCCGGACTATATCGTGCCCGAGATCGAGGCCATTGCCACGTCCACTTTGGTCGAGCTGGAAAAAGAGGGCTTCAATGTCGTCCCTACCGCCAATGCGACCAAGCTGACCATGGATCGCGAAGGCATTCGCCGTCTTGCCGCCGAAAAGGTCGGCCTGACCACCTCGCCGTACCGCTTCGCCGACACGGAAGAGGAATACCGGACGGCGGTGGCTGAAATCGGTATCCCCTGCGTGATCAAGCCGGTCATGAGCTCTTCCGGAAAAGGGCAATCCACGGTGAAAAGCGAGGCCGATATCCAAAAGGCCTGGGACTATTCCCAGTCCGGCGGCCGTACCGGCGAAGGGCGCATCATTATCGAAAAATTTGTCCCTTTTGACTACGAGATCACCCTCCTAACCGTGCGCCACGTCGATGGAACGACGTTTTGCGAGCCGATCGGGCACCGGCAGGAAAACGGGGATTACCGGGAATCCTGGCAGCCGCAACCCATGAGTGAGGCGGCCCTGGCAAAAGCGCAGGAATATGCGCGCAGGATCACGGACGCCCTGGGCGGGCGCGGCCTTTTCGGGGTCGAACTCTTTGTCAAAGACGATGATGTGATCTTCAGCGAAGTGTCCCCCCGCCCCCACGATACCGGATTGGTGACGGTCATCTCTCAGGATTTAAGCGAATTCGCCCTGCATGTGAGAGCCGTTTTGGGCTTGCCGATTCCGGGCATCCGCCAATACGGACCCGCCGCTTCGAGCGTGATTTTATCCAACGGCACATCGGACAAGCCCGCCTTTGACGGCGTTGATGTCGCCCTTCGCGAGGCGGATACAAAGGTCCTGATCTTCGGAAAAGGCGAATGCGCCGGAGTCCGCCGTCTTGGCGTCGCCCTGGCCCTTGCCGACGATGTCGAGAGTGCCGTGGAGAAGGCGAAAAGGGTTTCTTCCGCTGTAACTATTTCGTATTAG
- the rdgB gene encoding RdgB/HAM1 family non-canonical purine NTP pyrophosphatase: MDTIVLATNNQGKIRELSVMLEPFGVAVKSLAEFPEIGDIPETGETFLDNAFIKARTVAELTGLVAVADDSGIEIDALGGRPGVYSARYAGEQHDDRDNNEKMLAEMKDVPEDKRTGRYRCVMAASAPNGAEITADGSYEITVGHGYKGKGGFGYDVIVIDPELGMHVAELDPKVKNGKSHRGKAMKKLLEQWPDFWAKASK, from the coding sequence ATGGACACCATCGTTCTGGCGACCAACAACCAGGGCAAGATCAGGGAGCTTTCGGTCATGCTCGAGCCCTTTGGCGTGGCCGTGAAGAGCCTGGCCGAATTCCCGGAGATCGGCGACATTCCCGAGACCGGCGAGACCTTTCTGGACAACGCCTTCATCAAGGCGCGCACCGTGGCCGAACTGACCGGCCTGGTGGCCGTGGCCGACGATTCGGGCATCGAGATCGACGCCCTGGGCGGCCGCCCCGGCGTCTACTCCGCGCGCTACGCGGGCGAGCAGCACGACGACCGCGACAACAACGAGAAGATGCTCGCCGAGATGAAGGACGTGCCCGAGGACAAGCGCACCGGCCGCTACCGTTGCGTCATGGCCGCCTCCGCCCCCAACGGCGCGGAGATCACCGCCGACGGCTCCTATGAGATCACGGTCGGCCACGGCTACAAGGGCAAGGGCGGCTTCGGCTACGACGTCATCGTCATCGACCCCGAACTGGGCATGCACGTGGCCGAGCTGGACCCGAAAGTGAAGAACGGCAAATCCCACCGGGGCAAGGCCATGAAAAAACTGCTGGAGCAGTGGCCGGATTTCTGGGCGAAGGCCAGCAAGTAG
- a CDS encoding two-component system sensor histidine kinase NtrB encodes MIEGSVVDNKRYIIGVIGDIPALLALWEMFKDQSNDETLREIGVVAVALPGESVLPQATDTGRIIPTYAGYKTMLEKHPEINMVIEATGRPGLIYELRKYLPPSVTLVERGAAKFFINLLASNQMWVACKVDLLHTQTMLKTIIDQMDQEILFLDRDGLVVGMNQAVLNRSGLPKRVLMGRHYCDIFTRSGEGECEEWDDPFVKTMRTRAQAEATTSLVDSDGRVQYYRVYTSPVADEDGAVNHVVAVRRDITQRRAMENRLQQAERLASIGELSTYMAHEIRNPLFSISGFANSLMRDKDVGIKAREKLAIILDESRRLDEVLRSLLNFTRPTEAQVAEVDLNEVVLATMNVMQLPCSNQNVAAHISLDDGMAKVHANPDLIKQCLINLVKNALEAMDSGGGKIFVTTSMNQDMAMLAVEDTGEGIPLDIRDKIFSPFFSTKDKGVGLGLAHIHKIVGELGGRVDLVSMQGVGTKVTLYLPPILAVEDSDDSA; translated from the coding sequence ATGATCGAAGGATCAGTCGTGGACAATAAACGATACATTATCGGGGTTATTGGCGACATTCCCGCCCTGCTCGCCCTCTGGGAGATGTTCAAGGACCAGAGCAACGACGAGACCCTCCGGGAGATCGGCGTGGTGGCCGTTGCCCTGCCGGGCGAGAGCGTGCTGCCCCAGGCCACGGACACGGGCCGCATCATTCCCACCTACGCGGGCTACAAGACCATGCTCGAGAAGCACCCCGAGATCAACATGGTCATCGAGGCCACGGGCCGCCCGGGCCTGATCTACGAGCTGCGCAAGTACCTGCCGCCGTCCGTCACCCTGGTGGAGCGCGGCGCGGCCAAATTCTTCATCAACCTCCTGGCCTCCAATCAGATGTGGGTGGCCTGCAAGGTGGACCTGCTGCACACCCAGACCATGCTCAAGACCATCATCGACCAGATGGACCAGGAAATCCTGTTCCTGGACCGGGACGGGCTGGTGGTGGGCATGAACCAGGCCGTGCTGAACCGCTCGGGTCTGCCCAAGCGGGTCCTGATGGGCAGGCATTACTGCGACATCTTCACCCGGTCCGGGGAAGGGGAGTGCGAGGAGTGGGACGACCCCTTTGTTAAGACCATGCGCACCCGCGCCCAGGCCGAGGCGACCACCAGCCTGGTGGATTCGGACGGGCGGGTCCAGTACTACCGGGTCTACACCAGCCCGGTGGCGGACGAGGACGGCGCGGTCAACCACGTGGTGGCCGTGCGCCGGGACATCACCCAGCGCAGGGCCATGGAGAACCGGCTGCAGCAGGCCGAACGGCTGGCCTCCATCGGCGAGCTGTCCACCTACATGGCCCACGAGATCCGCAACCCGCTCTTCTCCATCAGCGGCTTCGCCAATTCGCTCATGCGCGACAAGGACGTGGGCATCAAGGCGCGCGAGAAGCTGGCCATCATCCTGGACGAATCCCGGCGGCTGGACGAGGTCCTGCGCAGCCTGCTCAACTTCACCCGGCCCACCGAGGCCCAGGTGGCCGAAGTGGACCTGAACGAGGTGGTCCTGGCGACCATGAACGTCATGCAGTTGCCGTGCTCCAACCAGAACGTGGCCGCGCACATCTCCCTGGACGACGGCATGGCCAAGGTCCACGCCAACCCGGACCTGATCAAGCAGTGCCTCATCAACCTGGTCAAGAACGCCCTGGAGGCCATGGACTCGGGCGGCGGCAAGATATTCGTGACCACCTCCATGAACCAGGACATGGCCATGCTCGCCGTGGAGGACACCGGCGAGGGCATCCCCCTGGACATCCGCGACAAGATATTCAGCCCGTTCTTCTCCACCAAGGACAAGGGGGTCGGCCTCGGCCTGGCCCATATCCACAAGATCGTGGGCGAGCTGGGCGGCCGGGTGGACCTGGTCTCCATGCAGGGAGTCGGCACCAAGGTGACCCTCTACCTGCCGCCCATTCTGGCGGTTGAAGATTCGGACGACTCCGCGTAG
- the rimO gene encoding 30S ribosomal protein S12 methylthiotransferase RimO, producing the protein MAKPSATPVRTYTVSLGCPKNRVDTERLLGALGSNMVPADSVDGSDLVLVNTCGFIQPAIEESIGTILDVVGEASDVATETGRKPVVCVAGCLVSRYGQDLMSGLPEVDLWLNTEQIGLWPAMAAEALALNLPGDTPRNLSTGPSYAFLKVSEGCSHNCRFCTIPSIRGPHKSWPVDFLLDEARLLADQVSEIIVVGQDSTAYGSDLGQGNDLPALIKGLAAIPSLQWLRIMYLYPAGLTESLLGLLRDTGAPFLPYFDIPLQHAHPDVLASMGRPFARDPDKVVDRVRSFFPDAALRTTFIVGYPGETDAHFEALMDFVRRTRFHHLGVFPYWAEEGTPAAAMDNQVPDEIKLERKDRLMELQAGISAEILEGYVGETVPVVIERESDEWPGLYVGRAWFQAPEVDGVTYVGAPPDTRLKLGDILDVEIEKADTYDLSGLV; encoded by the coding sequence ATGGCGAAACCCTCAGCCACTCCCGTGCGAACATACACCGTCAGCCTGGGCTGCCCCAAGAACCGGGTGGACACCGAACGGCTGCTCGGCGCGCTCGGATCGAACATGGTCCCGGCGGACTCCGTGGACGGCTCGGACCTGGTGCTGGTCAACACCTGCGGCTTCATCCAGCCCGCCATCGAGGAGTCCATCGGCACCATCCTGGACGTGGTCGGCGAGGCCTCCGATGTCGCCACGGAAACCGGGCGCAAGCCGGTGGTCTGCGTGGCCGGATGCCTGGTTTCGCGCTACGGCCAGGACCTCATGAGCGGCCTGCCCGAGGTGGACCTGTGGCTGAACACCGAGCAGATCGGGCTGTGGCCCGCCATGGCCGCCGAGGCCCTGGCCCTGAACCTCCCGGGCGATACCCCGCGCAACCTGTCCACCGGCCCGTCCTACGCCTTTCTCAAGGTCTCGGAGGGGTGCTCGCACAACTGCCGGTTCTGCACCATCCCGTCCATACGCGGCCCGCACAAGAGCTGGCCCGTGGATTTCCTCCTGGACGAGGCCCGGCTTCTGGCCGATCAGGTGTCCGAGATCATCGTGGTCGGCCAGGACTCCACGGCCTACGGCTCGGACCTCGGCCAGGGCAACGACCTGCCCGCCCTGATCAAGGGACTGGCCGCCATCCCGAGCCTGCAATGGCTGCGCATCATGTACCTCTACCCGGCGGGGCTGACCGAGTCCCTGCTCGGCCTGCTGCGCGACACGGGCGCGCCTTTCCTGCCCTATTTCGACATCCCCCTGCAGCACGCCCACCCGGACGTGCTCGCCTCCATGGGCCGCCCGTTCGCCCGCGACCCGGACAAGGTCGTGGACCGGGTGCGGTCCTTCTTCCCGGACGCGGCCCTGCGGACCACCTTCATCGTCGGCTATCCCGGTGAGACGGACGCCCACTTCGAAGCGCTCATGGACTTCGTGCGCCGCACCCGGTTCCACCACCTCGGAGTCTTCCCCTACTGGGCCGAGGAGGGCACCCCGGCCGCGGCCATGGACAACCAGGTCCCGGACGAGATCAAGCTTGAGCGCAAAGACCGGCTTATGGAGCTCCAGGCCGGGATCAGCGCCGAGATTCTGGAAGGGTACGTGGGCGAGACCGTGCCCGTGGTCATCGAGCGGGAGTCGGACGAATGGCCCGGCCTGTACGTGGGCCGCGCCTGGTTCCAGGCCCCGGAAGTGGACGGGGTGACCTATGTCGGCGCTCCGCCCGACACCCGGCTGAAATTGGGGGACATCCTCGACGTGGAAATCGAGAAGGCGGACACGTACGACCTTTCAGGTCTCGTGTAG
- the serS gene encoding serine--tRNA ligase, producing MLDLKLMQKNPDLVRRSLEKRHSKIDVAEFTELDERRKRLIGEVESLKAEKNAVGPEIAKRKKAGEDASDLLEKMGRVAERTKELDRELAEVEKAEQDWMMAVPNIPHESVPEGAGEEDNPVLRYWGEKPVLDFTPKEHWEIGTALGGLDFECAAKLAGARFSISFGWCARLERALAQFMLDTQTGSHGYTEVLPPFIVNKKTMTGTGQLPKFEEDLFKLTDEREFYLIPTAEVPLTNIYADEVIPEEKLPVKFCAQTPCFRSEAGSYGKDTKGLIRQHQFYKVEMVNFAHPDHSYEALEDMTRSAERILELLNLHYRTIALCTGDMGFSAAKTYDIEVWLPGQGKYREISSCSNCEDFQARRANIRFQPRDSKKKLYPHTLNGSGLAVGRCLVAVLENYQQADGSLVIPEVLRPYMGGLEVVTP from the coding sequence ATGCTTGATCTCAAACTGATGCAGAAGAATCCGGACCTGGTCCGGCGGAGCCTCGAGAAACGCCACTCGAAAATCGACGTGGCCGAATTCACCGAACTGGACGAGCGGCGCAAGCGGCTCATCGGCGAGGTGGAGTCCCTCAAGGCCGAGAAGAACGCCGTGGGCCCGGAGATCGCCAAGCGCAAGAAGGCGGGCGAGGACGCCTCGGACCTGCTCGAAAAAATGGGCAGGGTGGCCGAGCGGACCAAGGAGCTCGACCGCGAACTGGCCGAGGTGGAGAAGGCCGAACAGGACTGGATGATGGCCGTGCCCAACATCCCGCACGAGTCCGTGCCCGAGGGCGCGGGCGAGGAGGACAACCCGGTCCTGCGCTACTGGGGCGAGAAGCCGGTCCTGGATTTTACGCCCAAGGAGCACTGGGAGATCGGCACCGCGCTCGGCGGCCTGGACTTCGAGTGCGCGGCCAAGCTGGCCGGGGCCCGGTTCTCCATCAGCTTCGGCTGGTGCGCGAGGCTTGAGCGCGCCCTGGCCCAGTTCATGCTCGACACCCAGACCGGCAGCCACGGCTACACCGAGGTCCTGCCCCCGTTCATCGTCAACAAGAAGACCATGACCGGCACGGGCCAGCTGCCCAAGTTCGAGGAGGACCTGTTCAAGCTGACCGACGAGCGCGAATTCTACCTCATCCCCACGGCCGAAGTGCCCTTGACCAACATCTACGCCGACGAGGTCATCCCCGAGGAGAAGCTGCCGGTCAAGTTCTGCGCCCAGACCCCGTGCTTCCGGTCCGAGGCCGGTTCCTACGGCAAGGACACCAAGGGGCTCATCCGCCAGCACCAGTTCTACAAGGTGGAGATGGTCAACTTCGCCCATCCCGATCACTCCTACGAGGCGCTGGAGGACATGACCCGCTCGGCCGAACGCATCCTGGAGCTGCTTAACCTGCACTACCGGACCATCGCCCTGTGCACCGGCGACATGGGTTTTTCCGCGGCCAAGACCTACGACATCGAGGTCTGGCTGCCCGGCCAGGGCAAGTACCGCGAGATTTCCTCCTGCTCCAACTGCGAGGACTTCCAGGCGCGCCGGGCCAACATCCGGTTCCAGCCCAGGGACTCCAAGAAGAAGCTCTACCCCCACACCCTGAACGGCTCCGGCCTGGCCGTGGGCCGCTGCCTGGTGGCCGTGCTCGAAAACTACCAGCAGGCCGACGGCTCCCTGGTGATTCCCGAGGTGTTGCGTCCCTACATGGGGGGGCTGGAGGTGGTTACGCCTTAA
- the cmk gene encoding (d)CMP kinase, whose amino-acid sequence MGNPLIVTIDGPAGVGKSTMAKRLARLLSIPYLDTGAMFRSVAWKLGKGAWEWPEARLEEALADFEYALSGVGEDSVLSLNGTPIGDEIRTEEVGMWASNVATLPVIRTFLKHAQQALGAKYSLVAEGRDMGTVIFPDAPHKFFLDASVDERARRRFLQLREMDKPADLGALKEQIAKRDDQDRNRAVAPLKAASDAAVIDTTDMDRDQVLAALKEAVA is encoded by the coding sequence ATGGGTAACCCCCTGATCGTGACCATTGACGGCCCGGCCGGGGTGGGCAAGTCCACCATGGCCAAGCGGCTGGCCCGGCTGCTGTCCATCCCGTACCTGGACACCGGGGCCATGTTCCGGTCCGTGGCCTGGAAGCTCGGCAAAGGGGCCTGGGAATGGCCCGAAGCACGGCTGGAAGAGGCCCTGGCGGACTTCGAGTACGCGCTGTCCGGGGTGGGCGAGGATTCGGTCCTGTCCCTGAACGGCACGCCCATTGGGGACGAAATCCGCACCGAGGAGGTCGGCATGTGGGCCTCGAACGTGGCCACCCTGCCGGTCATCCGGACCTTCCTGAAGCACGCCCAGCAGGCACTGGGGGCGAAGTATTCCCTGGTGGCCGAGGGCCGCGACATGGGCACCGTGATCTTTCCGGACGCCCCGCATAAGTTTTTTCTGGACGCCTCGGTGGACGAACGCGCCCGCCGCCGGTTCCTGCAGCTGCGAGAGATGGACAAGCCCGCCGATCTCGGGGCGCTCAAGGAACAGATCGCCAAACGCGACGACCAGGACCGCAACCGGGCCGTGGCCCCGCTCAAGGCGGCGAGTGATGCGGCCGTCATCGACACCACGGACATGGACCGCGATCAGGTCCTGGCCGCCTTGAAAGAAGCCGTTGCCTAG